A genomic window from Sphingobacterium sp. BN32 includes:
- a CDS encoding GNAT family N-acetyltransferase, whose protein sequence is MIQIRKGEKKDAAAIAEHLLLAMEDIVYLFIGERNYDEAFRFISTLAEHEGNQYSYHHNWVVEQDGQIVATALVYDGAHLEQLRTPVANLLHEAYDLDFNPEAETQAGEYYIDCIGVNPSQQGKGIGTKILNFLIEEYIEKRGITLGLLVDEINPNAKKLYERLGFEVVGEKTLLGKRLEHMQKIPTNLK, encoded by the coding sequence ATGATACAGATACGAAAAGGAGAGAAGAAAGACGCGGCCGCTATCGCCGAACATTTGTTGTTGGCAATGGAAGATATCGTTTATCTATTCATTGGAGAAAGAAATTATGATGAAGCTTTCCGTTTTATTTCCACGCTCGCCGAACACGAAGGCAATCAGTATTCCTACCATCATAATTGGGTAGTAGAACAGGACGGTCAGATCGTTGCAACGGCATTGGTTTACGATGGTGCCCATCTGGAACAGCTCCGGACACCTGTTGCTAATTTGCTGCATGAAGCTTACGACCTGGATTTTAACCCCGAAGCAGAGACTCAGGCTGGCGAATATTACATAGATTGCATAGGTGTGAACCCAAGCCAACAAGGAAAGGGGATCGGTACGAAAATACTGAATTTCCTGATCGAGGAATATATAGAGAAACGAGGAATTACACTGGGACTCTTAGTCGATGAAATCAATCCCAATGCGAAGAAGCTTTATGAACGTTTAGGCTTTGAGGTAGTAGGGGAGAAGACTTTGCTTGGAAAGCGTTTAGAGCACATGCAAAAGATACCAACCAATCTTAAATAA
- a CDS encoding SusD/RagB family nutrient-binding outer membrane lipoprotein — protein MKINSYILLALALILAFTNSSCRKLSEINDNPNESKTTHPQFLLTKIEWDAFNTFKGTGPLYALKMIVQTDGENSNQIYAWQRSDFGAYTNLRNVTKMIEEGERMALPEYVAIGKFIRAYYFYNLTLNFGDIPYSEALKGESAGLLTPKYDSQKDVFLGILKELEEANTLLSKVEAKINGDIIYNGSASQWRKMVNAYRLKVLMTLSLKEADASIAPKQAFANIVSSQPLFTGSADDGKLMYLDQAGNRYPEFNSSSYGSGMYVDSTYVKRLQDLKDARLFVLFTRTPQAAKAGKPVNDFTAYEGGDPVQPYGKVNEKATNGLVSKVADRFTKDATNEPSILIGYAEQQFLLAEAVIRGWVSGDANAYYEAGIKSGFKFYENYAKNMASYVNESVANAYIEQPTVKLSLAATKEAKLERIMMQKYLRSFHQGGWSAYFDHLRTGYPEFAKSNKNHVAYRWMYPSGEYNNNSANVSAAIASQFSGSDVTTVKTWWLK, from the coding sequence ATGAAAATCAATTCATATATTCTATTGGCGCTTGCTTTGATTTTAGCCTTTACGAATAGCTCATGTCGTAAACTGTCGGAGATCAATGATAATCCCAACGAATCCAAAACAACCCACCCACAGTTTTTATTAACAAAGATTGAATGGGATGCCTTCAACACATTTAAAGGTACTGGTCCTTTATATGCCTTAAAAATGATTGTACAAACGGACGGCGAAAACTCGAATCAGATCTATGCATGGCAACGTAGCGACTTTGGCGCATATACCAATTTAAGAAATGTAACGAAGATGATCGAAGAGGGCGAGCGTATGGCTCTTCCTGAATATGTTGCTATCGGTAAATTCATTCGTGCCTATTACTTTTACAATCTGACCTTAAATTTTGGAGACATCCCTTACAGTGAAGCGTTAAAAGGTGAAAGCGCTGGACTGCTAACGCCTAAGTATGATAGCCAAAAAGACGTTTTCTTAGGCATTTTAAAAGAATTGGAAGAAGCGAACACCTTATTATCGAAAGTGGAGGCGAAGATCAATGGAGATATTATCTATAATGGGTCGGCATCACAATGGAGAAAGATGGTAAATGCATACCGCTTGAAAGTGTTGATGACGCTATCATTGAAGGAAGCTGATGCGAGTATCGCGCCTAAGCAAGCCTTCGCAAATATTGTGAGCTCGCAACCCCTGTTTACCGGATCTGCCGACGATGGAAAGTTAATGTATTTAGATCAGGCGGGTAACCGATATCCAGAGTTCAACTCTAGTAGTTATGGTTCGGGGATGTATGTAGATTCTACATACGTCAAAAGACTTCAGGACTTAAAGGATGCTCGTTTATTTGTGCTATTTACGAGAACTCCGCAGGCAGCGAAAGCAGGTAAACCGGTAAATGATTTCACGGCTTATGAAGGTGGCGACCCGGTACAACCTTATGGGAAGGTGAATGAGAAAGCGACTAACGGTTTAGTATCTAAAGTTGCAGACCGTTTCACGAAAGATGCGACGAACGAGCCTTCAATTTTGATAGGATATGCAGAACAGCAGTTCCTATTAGCGGAAGCTGTAATTAGAGGATGGGTAAGCGGCGATGCCAATGCTTACTATGAAGCGGGAATCAAATCGGGCTTTAAGTTCTACGAAAACTACGCTAAGAATATGGCGAGCTATGTCAATGAGTCTGTAGCCAACGCCTATATTGAGCAGCCTACCGTTAAATTAAGTTTGGCAGCAACAAAAGAAGCCAAGCTTGAGCGCATCATGATGCAAAAGTATCTACGTTCGTTCCATCAGGGAGGCTGGTCAGCATATTTTGATCACTTAAGAACTGGATATCCTGAATTTGCAAAATCAAATAAAAACCATGTTGCTTACCGTTGGATGTACCCTTCGGGCGAGTACAATAACAACTCAGCAAATGTGTCTGCAGCAATTGCTAGTCAGTTCTCCGGATCCGATGTCACCACGGTGAAAACTTGGTGGTTAAAGTAA
- a CDS encoding SusC/RagA family TonB-linked outer membrane protein yields the protein MNLFLLRNYRNCTKLGLTLVLSSFLGSSNASTPVDSHSTNPIYSIDVTYSNGSIKNENNEAVVGATIRNLTNKAVTGSKLDGSFQIEANPGDVLEISSLGYVTQRVTFNNSPIDIILLKEESAIEEVVVTAMGIKQQKRKIGYATQEVKTEVLDQSKTMNIGNALSGQVAGLNVTNPTGIFQKPNFSLRGKKPIIVIDGIVVETDFFDVPSENIANINVLKGTAASTLYGSRGKDGAILITTKSAKSENLEVNFTTTNMVTAGFTVFPETQNEYGSGSNGMYEFWDGADGGISDGDMTWGPKLDAGIKVPQWNSPIRNKKTGEIIPWWGDVRGTIYDDRALYERVPTDFVSHNNLKDFLRMGFVNDNNVSLAYKGEKAAVFFTGKYAIQQGQVPNSQLQSGGATLNTSYMFNPSLKLDVNLSYNKVYSPNYPRYGYGPKNHMYTILLWMGNDVNGKELSEHLYIPGQEGFRQANYNYAWYNNPYFAAEELNQQHNRDVLHGQSTLNWQISPKFSLQGRASARQNMTFEDMQSPKSYMNYGDSRNGDYKVWNNKRLDFDADVLATYQENFGENFGININAGSSTYQRKFNNFYSATDGLIVPQLYALGNTQGPSTSTSFLSEKVIRSVYGSVSFDILRSTYLNFSARNDWSSTLPQGQNSYFYPAVSLSSVLSDYFKLPAGIDYLKVYSSLAQVSSDLDPYSTYLTYAKSLTYGATPSVSYPETLANPNINPERSTSFEAGFALSFLNNKVSAEATYYNVGDEFQIQNLPTSAASAFNYKKSNVIDYRTHGVEVMLNINPIKRENFSWDFGVNWSRQIKKVENIEGAKKFGELKVGDRADSFYATVWQKSADGQVILNPNTRMPIPDSYAKNIGHLEPNWRFGFQNRFNIHDVTVNLDIDGSIGGVINSITHEKMWWGGKHPSSTQYREAEYSAGKYVYVPEGVIITGGELKRDVDGNVISDTRQYEKNTQAVSWQTWSQIYPYRARVTEDENKFFANVFDRSFVKLRRLSVGYDINKFIKTDKVKAINASVFGYNLLMWQNIPFLDPDFGDDNNLQDPSSRYIGVSLNFKF from the coding sequence ATGAATTTATTTCTACTCCGTAATTACCGGAACTGCACTAAGCTAGGTCTTACCCTGGTCTTAAGTTCTTTTCTGGGTAGCTCGAATGCATCAACGCCCGTTGATAGCCATTCAACCAACCCGATTTACTCCATCGATGTAACCTACTCGAATGGCTCCATTAAAAATGAGAACAACGAAGCCGTTGTAGGTGCTACCATTCGAAACTTAACGAATAAAGCCGTTACTGGAAGTAAGCTAGATGGTAGTTTTCAAATTGAAGCGAATCCCGGCGATGTGCTGGAGATAAGCTCTCTGGGCTATGTGACACAACGTGTCACATTCAACAACTCTCCAATTGACATCATTCTCTTAAAGGAAGAGTCTGCAATCGAAGAGGTGGTTGTGACCGCGATGGGTATTAAACAACAAAAGAGAAAGATTGGATATGCTACTCAAGAAGTAAAGACTGAAGTTTTAGATCAATCTAAAACAATGAATATCGGTAATGCTCTGTCTGGTCAAGTGGCCGGATTAAACGTTACGAATCCGACGGGTATTTTCCAAAAGCCTAACTTCTCCCTTCGTGGAAAGAAGCCTATTATCGTGATTGACGGTATTGTAGTTGAAACTGACTTCTTTGATGTCCCGAGTGAAAACATTGCGAACATCAACGTATTGAAAGGAACAGCAGCTTCGACACTATATGGTTCACGCGGTAAAGACGGTGCTATCTTGATTACAACAAAATCCGCTAAATCTGAGAATCTGGAAGTCAACTTTACAACAACCAATATGGTTACCGCAGGATTTACCGTTTTCCCGGAGACACAGAATGAGTATGGCTCAGGATCTAATGGTATGTATGAGTTCTGGGATGGTGCCGATGGCGGTATATCCGATGGCGACATGACCTGGGGACCGAAACTTGATGCCGGTATCAAAGTACCTCAATGGAATAGTCCTATTAGAAATAAGAAAACTGGCGAAATCATTCCTTGGTGGGGAGATGTTAGAGGGACAATTTATGATGACCGTGCTTTATATGAGCGCGTACCGACAGACTTCGTTTCGCATAACAATTTGAAGGATTTCTTGCGCATGGGTTTTGTAAATGACAACAACGTGAGTTTGGCCTATAAAGGTGAAAAAGCCGCTGTATTCTTTACTGGAAAATATGCGATCCAACAAGGTCAGGTTCCTAACTCGCAGTTACAATCAGGAGGTGCAACTTTGAACACATCGTATATGTTCAACCCCTCTCTGAAGTTAGATGTGAATTTATCGTACAATAAAGTTTATTCGCCAAACTACCCTCGTTATGGCTATGGCCCTAAGAACCACATGTACACCATCTTATTGTGGATGGGTAATGATGTGAATGGCAAGGAGCTAAGCGAGCATTTATATATCCCTGGACAAGAAGGCTTCCGCCAAGCGAATTACAACTACGCATGGTACAACAATCCATACTTCGCTGCGGAGGAGTTAAACCAACAACATAACCGCGATGTATTGCATGGTCAGTCTACATTGAACTGGCAGATATCACCAAAGTTCTCCTTGCAAGGGCGTGCTTCCGCAAGACAAAATATGACTTTTGAAGACATGCAAAGTCCGAAGTCTTACATGAACTATGGCGACTCCAGAAACGGAGATTATAAAGTTTGGAACAACAAACGCCTTGATTTCGATGCGGACGTGTTAGCAACATATCAAGAGAACTTCGGCGAGAACTTCGGCATCAACATCAATGCTGGTTCTTCGACTTACCAAAGAAAGTTCAACAACTTCTACTCAGCTACCGATGGTTTGATCGTGCCGCAGCTTTATGCGTTGGGAAATACGCAAGGGCCTTCGACTTCAACGTCGTTCCTTTCAGAGAAAGTTATTCGCTCGGTATATGGATCGGTTAGCTTTGATATCTTGAGATCTACATACTTAAACTTCTCCGCTAGAAATGACTGGTCTTCTACATTGCCACAGGGACAGAATTCGTACTTCTATCCGGCGGTTTCGTTGAGTTCTGTTTTATCTGATTACTTCAAATTACCGGCAGGAATCGATTACCTAAAAGTGTACTCTTCTTTAGCCCAGGTTTCAAGTGATTTAGATCCATATAGCACCTATTTAACTTATGCGAAGAGCTTGACTTACGGCGCAACACCATCGGTAAGCTATCCGGAGACACTTGCAAACCCGAATATTAACCCTGAGCGCTCCACTTCTTTTGAGGCTGGTTTTGCCCTATCATTCTTAAATAATAAAGTAAGTGCAGAAGCGACCTATTACAATGTAGGGGATGAATTCCAAATACAAAACTTACCTACCTCAGCAGCATCTGCTTTCAACTACAAGAAGTCGAATGTTATCGACTATAGAACGCATGGTGTGGAGGTTATGCTAAACATCAACCCTATAAAGCGAGAGAACTTCAGCTGGGACTTCGGAGTAAACTGGAGCCGCCAGATCAAGAAGGTTGAGAATATTGAAGGAGCCAAGAAATTTGGTGAGTTAAAGGTTGGCGACCGTGCAGATTCATTCTATGCGACGGTTTGGCAGAAATCTGCGGATGGTCAGGTGATCTTAAATCCAAATACGCGTATGCCTATCCCTGATAGCTATGCAAAAAACATCGGTCATTTGGAACCGAACTGGAGATTTGGTTTCCAGAACAGATTCAACATTCATGATGTTACAGTAAATCTAGATATCGATGGTTCTATTGGTGGGGTGATTAATTCTATAACTCATGAGAAGATGTGGTGGGGAGGAAAGCATCCATCATCGACACAATATCGTGAAGCAGAATATAGCGCAGGCAAATATGTGTATGTACCAGAGGGGGTTATTATAACCGGTGGTGAATTGAAGAGAGATGTTGATGGTAATGTAATCTCAGATACACGTCAATATGAGAAGAATACACAGGCAGTTAGCTGGCAGACTTGGAGTCAGATATATCCATATCGCGCGCGCGTAACGGAGGATGAAAATAAATTCTTTGCGAATGTATTTGACCGCTCTTTTGTGAAATTAAGACGTCTGTCTGTAGGATATGATATCAATAAATTTATCAAAACAGACAAGGTCAAAGCAATCAATGCATCGGTATTTGGTTATAATTTATTGATGTGGCAAAACATCCCTTTCCTAGATCCTGACTTTGGTGATGACAACAACTTACAAGATCCTTCATCCCGTTACATCGGTGTATCCTTAAACTTTAAATTCTAA
- a CDS encoding ABC transporter ATP-binding protein, translated as MKEEIVKLEAVNKIYKTGDTSITALDTTDIGFNSGELTLIMGPSGSGKTTLLSILGFVIYPTSGRVFYKGQEVTKLKENALADLRLKEIGFVFQHFNLIEPLNALENVMQPLILQGMNSGKASEKAKRALEEVGLGDRIKNLPKKLSGGQKQRVSIARALVTEPSMILCDEPTASLDAKSAEMIMNELKSLAESGKAVIIVTHDLRLRKFADRVIYVEEGVVSNTIKNEDDYK; from the coding sequence ATGAAAGAAGAGATCGTCAAGCTGGAAGCTGTTAATAAAATCTATAAAACCGGGGATACCAGCATCACTGCTTTAGATACGACGGATATAGGTTTTAATAGCGGCGAACTTACGCTGATCATGGGACCTTCAGGAAGCGGGAAAACCACGCTGTTATCTATCCTAGGTTTTGTAATTTATCCTACTTCCGGACGCGTTTTCTACAAAGGTCAAGAGGTAACTAAGTTGAAGGAGAATGCGCTGGCCGATTTGCGGCTTAAAGAAATCGGATTCGTCTTTCAGCATTTTAACCTTATTGAACCGTTAAATGCCTTAGAAAATGTGATGCAACCGCTTATTCTTCAGGGTATGAATTCCGGAAAGGCTTCGGAGAAGGCAAAGAGGGCACTCGAGGAAGTCGGGTTGGGAGATCGCATCAAAAACCTGCCCAAGAAGCTAAGCGGCGGGCAGAAGCAACGGGTTTCTATTGCCAGAGCATTAGTAACTGAGCCATCGATGATTCTATGTGACGAACCAACAGCGTCTTTAGATGCTAAAAGCGCCGAGATGATTATGAATGAGCTCAAGTCGCTCGCAGAATCCGGTAAAGCTGTAATTATCGTGACGCACGATCTACGCCTTCGCAAATTTGCTGATCGTGTAATCTATGTGGAAGAAGGTGTCGTGTCGAATACCATAAAAAATGAAGATGACTACAAATAG